A segment of the Actinomycetota bacterium genome:
CGGGGCGGCCCGCGGTGCATGACCTGCCCGGTGCTACGCGACCGGCTGTGACACCCGGCCCCTACGATCGCGCCCCGCGAGCAGGTGGTGAGCATGGGTGAGGCGTTCCTGCGGCGAGACCGCACCCAGCGAGAACGTGAAGAGGAACGGCTGGCACCCGCCGCGACCCGCTCCACAGCCTCGCGCGGTCGGGTCCGCCACGAGCCGGAGGACCCCTTGCGCACCTGCTTCGAGCGGGATCGCGACCGGATCCTGTACTCCAAGGCGTTCCGCCGCCTCAAACACAAGACGCAGGTGTTCCTCAACCCCGAGGGGGACCACGTGGTCACCCGGCTGACCCATACGCTCCAGGTCAGCCAGGTCGCCCGTTCGCTCGCCAGCGGACTGGGGTTGAACGAGCCGCTGGCCGAGGCGATCGCCCTGGGCCACGACGTCGGTCACACCCCGTTCGGACACACCGGCGAGGAGGCGCTGGCCCCGTACGTGGACGGCGGCTGGCACCACGCGGCGCAGAGCGTGCGGATCCTGTCGGTTCTGGAGGACCTGAACCTGACCGCTGAGGTGCTCGACGGGGTCCGGGCGCACTCGTGGCGGGTCGAGCCCCCGCCGGCGACCTGCGAGGGGGAGGTGGTGCGCTTCGCCGACCGGATCGCCTACCTCTCGCACGACGCGCTGGACGCGATGCGCGCCGGCGTGCTGCA
Coding sequences within it:
- a CDS encoding HD domain-containing protein codes for the protein MGEAFLRRDRTQREREEERLAPAATRSTASRGRVRHEPEDPLRTCFERDRDRILYSKAFRRLKHKTQVFLNPEGDHVVTRLTHTLQVSQVARSLASGLGLNEPLAEAIALGHDVGHTPFGHTGEEALAPYVDGGWHHAAQSVRILSVLEDLNLTAEVLDGVRAHSWRVEPPPATCEGEVVRFADRIAYLSHDALDAMRAGVLHREDLPAGARRCFGEPGSQWIGAMIDAVLEESLATGTVAMDPGALEVMHELRAFLFERVYRAEETARKKQAATTIIRQLVDYHLQHPGEMPSSYRDTGADPVTQVIDYVSGMTDRYALALHDRLFRPVLPVDVLAPWTSA